In the Candidatus Cloacimonadota bacterium genome, TCCTTGCTGACACTGAAGCGATCATTGCAGACTGCGATGTCGATGCTGCTGATATGCACCTTCTTTTGCAGCCGGATTTTGCTCAGTATGAAGATTTTTATTCAGGATTCAAAGCCGATATCGATCAAGAGATTTGTATGAAATGCGGAAAGTGCAAACAGGTTTGCAGGTTCGATGCCGTAAGAAATGATAATAATTTCTATGATATTATCCCTCTCAATTGTGAAGGATGCGGCTACTGCAAGGAAGTCTGCCCAGTTAATGCAATCACAATGATTGAGCAAAATGTTGGGAAATGGTATATTTCTAAGATAAAAACTGATACCTTTATGGTTCATGCCAAGCTTGGTGTTGGTGCAGATAATTCCGGAAAACTTGTTGCAAAAGTTAAGAAAGAAGCAAAAAAACTCGCACAAGAGAATAGTAAAGATATTATCTTGATTGATGGCTCTCCGGGTATTGGATGTCCAGTTGTCTCATCACTTTCAGGTGCTGATTATGTAATACTAATCACCGAACCGACTCTGTCCGGTTTTCATGACATGAAGCGAGTTTTTGAACTCATTCAAAATTTTAACTTGCACGCAGGATGCATTGTAAACAAGTACGATGTCAATAACGAAATATCAGATAAGATCACAGATTTCTGTAAAAAAAATAAGATCGATCTTATTTCAAAACTACCGTATGATGAGGCA is a window encoding:
- a CDS encoding 4Fe-4S binding protein, which encodes MKEIVVISGKGGTGKTSITASFAILADTEAIIADCDVDAADMHLLLQPDFAQYEDFYSGFKADIDQEICMKCGKCKQVCRFDAVRNDNNFYDIIPLNCEGCGYCKEVCPVNAITMIEQNVGKWYISKIKTDTFMVHAKLGVGADNSGKLVAKVKKEAKKLAQENSKDIILIDGSPGIGCPVVSSLSGADYVILITEPTLSGFHDMKRVFELIQNFNLHAGCIVNKYDVNNEISDKITDFCKKNKIDLISKLPYDEAFTKAMTTGKTIIEYEDSEIKDKLEKSWKKIMKLTDGH